The sequence below is a genomic window from Nicotiana tomentosiformis chromosome 6, ASM39032v3, whole genome shotgun sequence.
GGAGAAATGAAGGAATTTAGGGGAGAGACTATCATCGCATTGAGCGTGTTAACGCGATCGAGAAGGACAAATGATGGAGTCGCAAAATAAAAAGCATATTgacatggacagggtatgaactcGGCAAGGGTCTCGATaagaatctccaagggatcaccaaattAATACAGTTAAAATATCACGGCATGTCCTTTTGACTGGGATATCAATACACCTGGcatgagtatcagaattggtcaccaccatggcaTGGTCCTTATTACACTCTCGAGCAGCCGATAACACATTTGAGCCAATCCTTCCATCAGGCTAATATGATGTGGGGATCCGAAGTAGATGAAGCGCTAGCTGGTTTAAGGAATCTATTCTTGGAAGATGAAGACATGGACTGTAGTGTAATAGTTGAGTAGGAGGAGGAAGAGGACCTCGTCATCCAGACGGTGGAGAAGGGAGCTGTTCTCTGGAACTGGACTGCCACACCTTCAAGGGCCCACCGAGTTCCTGGGGTAGCCTGGCTGCTAGTGTCAATTATTTTGAAAACAATTCTTATGAGCATTTTAAAAacatttttcagtattttgttttgaaacatTTGCTTGAATCATTAAAAATCGCTTTTGTTTGACATCTTGATAATTATCAATGGTttgctattttattatttattactattcTGTACATTTTTCTCTCTACAACATTACTATTTCTTATTGTGATGAACCaacaactgtgacatgtaatgagacaacgcaacataaggatagtgactcaaaagaaatagaagaagaggatataatacctgaggaaattgttagAGAAGTTGAAGATTTTGAGAACTAGCCTAAGTCCAACCTGGACGAAACTGAGATAATTAATTTGGGAGATtccgaaacagtcaaagaaactcgcataagcattcactTTTCACCATCAGAAAAAGAAGAATACACCCGTTTCCTGAAAGAATATGAGGATAGTTTtgcatggtcttatgatgatatgactggtttgagcacatcTATAGTGGCTCATAAGCTACCTACCAATCCAATGTGTCAGcaagtaaagcagaagctcagaaatttcaatccagatatgagtttgaaaatcaaagaagaagtcaccaagcagatcaaagctaaggttctcagagtggttgaatatccaacttggttggctaacatcgtgccagttccgaagaaggatgggaaagttagagtatgcatcgattatcgggacctaaacagagcaagtcttaaagatgatttcccgttacccaacatacacatactgatcgacaactgcgccAAGTATGAACTCcagtcctttgtggattgcttcgctgGATATCATTAGATGTGGATGGATGGAGAGGATGCCAAAAAGACAGCTTTTATTACACCGTGGGGCGGTGTACTGCTGTAAAATGATCccgtttggtctgaagaatgctggggtCACTTTTATGAGGGCCATGAAaactattttccatgacatgatacacaaagagatagaggtatatgaggatgatgtcatcatcaaatccaagaaccGTACaaatcacatagcagacttgaggaaattttttgaTCGACTTCGGAGGTACAATTAGAAattgaatcctgcaaaatgtgccttcggggtccccaCAAGAAAGGTATTAGGATTCATCATCAGCCCCCGAgaaattgagctagacccatcaaaggtcaaggctatccaggatttgccacctctaaagaacaagaaagacgtgatgagcttcttgggacgtcttaattacatcagccgcttcatagcacaatcaaccatgATCTGTGAgccaattttcaaaatgttaaataaGGATGTCGCAACCAGTTGGACAGAAGACTGCCAGAAAGCTTTTgatagaatcaaagaatatttgtccacaccgtCAGTCCTGGTCCCGtcagaacctggtagaccactgctactctatctatcagtattagatggggctttcaGTTGTGTCTTAGGACAACATGATgagacgggaaggaaagaacatgccatatactatctgagtaagaagttcacaccctacgtagtatggtattctttgctggaatgcacctgctgtgctttgacctggatagcccagaaactgaggcactacttctgtgcctataccacatatctcatatcaaggatggatcctcttaagtacatcttccagaaacccatgcctatagggaagcttgcaaaatggcagatatcgttgagtgaattcgacatcgtctgtgtgactcagaaggcggttaagggacaagcattagcggatcatcttgcaGAAAATCCtataggaggagaatacgaaccactaaaaatgtattttcctgatGCAGAAGTATCATTCGTAGAAGAAGATATCACTGAAGCCTACGATGTATGGAGAATGTTTTTTGATGGatccgcaaacttcaaaggagtgggtattggagccgttTTGGTGTTAGAAATAgttcaacattatccggtatccgcgAAACTCAGATTtacgtgcaccaataatatggcagaacatgaggcttgcatattggagctcaatttggccgttgacatgaatatccaggaattactggtaattggtgattcagatcttctggtgcattaggtgcagggagaatgggctacaaagaataccaagatattaccatatctatattatgtgcaagagatgatgaagatTTTCATGAAGATAGAatttagacatgtcccgagattccagaatgagttcgcagacgcattggccactttgtcatCCATGATACAGCAttcggacaagaatttcatcgaccccattccagtaaggattcataatcagccagcttactccgctcatgttgaagaagaagatgacGGGAATCTATGGTTCCATGATATAAAGGAGTACTTGGCAGAAGGAGAGTACCTGGAccatgcaaatcatactaaataacgcacgctccgaagattgtccaaccatttcttacaaagtggaggaattctgtaccGAAGGACTCCAGACCTAGGGTTATTACGGTGTGCTGACTCCAAGGAAGCTtccaaattgctcgaagagatacactctggaacttgcggaccacatatgaatggtttcgttttagccaagaagatactgagggcaggttatttttggatgactatggaaacagactgtatCAGGTATGTCAAGAAATatcatcagtgccaaatacacgcagatatgatacgggtgccaCCAAATGAACTCATTGCAACGAGTGCACCTTGACCTTTcgccgcttggggaatggacgtcattggaccaatcgagcccgccgcttcaaacgggcacaggttcattttagtggccatagactacttcacaaaatgggtcgaagctgcatcctataaagctgtaaccaagaaagtcgtcgCAAATTTTGTCAGTGATCGTATTATTTGCcgattcggggttccagagtGCATCATCACCGAAAAcaccgccaatctcaacagtgacctaatgaaagctatgtacgagaccttcaaaatcaagcacaagaattccatagcatacatgcctcaaatgaatggagccgtggaggccgcaaatacgaatatcaagaaaatactaaggaagatggtagacagcCACAAGCAATAgtacgagaagttaccatttgccttattggggtatCGTACCACGGTCCGCacatcaaccggggcaactccttatttgttggtctacggtactgaagcTGTCATTCCTGCCGAGGTTGAAGTTCCTTCTTTATGAATTATACAAGAagttgaactcagtgatgcagaatggataagaaACCGCTATGAACAATcagctctcattgatgggaaaagaatgaatgcagtgtgtcatggtcaactctatcagaataggatgtcaagagctttcaacaaaagggtcaaacctagacagtccgcaccggggcagctggtgctgaagcggatcttcccgtatcaggatgaagccaaagggaaattttcacccaattggcaagggccctacatggttcacagagtactaataggaggagcactcatactcacAGAAAtagatggagagatttggccaaagcctatcaactcagatgcagtcaaaagatattatgtttagaatgttcgcatttcttcatttgatgtaattgaactacgctcggcctgattcccatttaagaggggatacgtaggttGCCCAGTGGGTTCAGtgacaattcaataaaattttcattttccccacaaccagaaactggggcagaattttgaggaggaccctcaaaattgcGGAGCAAGTCCATCCAACGCCATCTAATGCAGAACAGTTAGAGAATCGCCTAAGTAAACTGGGGCAAAaatttgaggaggaccctcaaaattctaaggaagtcgcaatgtctctaaagtgtAACAATCATTGGTCCATCTAATTTATCCGATATTgcatactaatgtattttaaataactacattcatcatatgcacgcacattttcgaaaactttatttttacgAAACAACCAGATGCTACCCGTGGTAACTCAAGCAGGACTACGATACATAGCAAAGCAAAGCAGGCGGGCGGAGGCACAAACCAACCTTCCCCCGTAAAACTCACGATTATCCTTTGGATGCAGGAAAaagaaatattctcaaattcgGGAACACCTTAGAATCACTGTCTTCATAACGATAAAGGTGCCAATCGCAAACACATTTCCTGCTAAGAAATACTCTACTACTACTTATTATctgttcattgcatgagactaagcattgtctccatcttgcatgaggctaagccccgcctccttaattgcataaggctaagcactgccttcccctacatgagactaagcattgtctctattttgcatgaggctaagccctgcatccttaattgcataaggctaagcactgccttcccctgcatgagactaagcattatctctacctttgcatgaggttaagccctgcctcctcaattgcataaggctaagcactgccttgccctgcatgagactaagcattgtctccatttttgcatgaggctaagccctgcctttttaatcgcataaggctaagcattgccttcccctgcatgagactaagcactgtctccatttttgcatgaggctaagccctgcctccttaattgcataaggctaaatacTGCCTTCccctgtatgagactaagcattgtctccattttgcatgaggtaagccctgcctccttaattgcataaggctaagcactgccttcccctgcatgagactaagcattgtctccattttgcatgaggctatgcCCTGTCTCCATCTTtcacaaggctaagcactacctttccttggacgagacaaagcattgtctcccatcccgcatgaggctaagccgtgcctcctcaattgcatgagactaatcatCGTCTCCTacttcgcatgaggctaagcattgtctccctagTCGCATAAGGCTAAGATCTGCCTTTCCTTGCGAAACCCCAAATGCTATGCTACTTGAAATCTAGCACTATTCTCCACCTCGGGGCTAAGCTCTTCCCCCTATCTTACTcaagactaagctctgtcttgtttcgCTTCGCATATCCAAAcgtcatgtctttgcatctcatgggctgaaatgCCGCCATTTTgttcgaaggcgtcatagtccgacgacttcatcctcatagccggaagacaccatgccatagcctgaggatctctcaatatcgcacatcattattcaaaggcgtcatagttcagaggcaccattttcatggcccgagaatatcatttcatggcctgcgaatcccttatcacgcaattaatggcccaggacatcatggtctaaggacatcatccccatcgtccaaagacaactttcgTGGTCAAAAGGGAATttgaatcatgtttaaattatcACAATATACACCTACATGCATTgtatttaagttttgcaggtaatccaggaggtaATCGTTCTcccaacgggagcaatcttcgctccagttttCGTTCAATATTCACACCCTGTAACTACCTCAAATATAGCCAATCACCGTCCATTACCCATTCCTATCTGATAACCGTTCAAATATCCATAACCATTCCAAGGTACATCCATTCACCATTCTGATATCGTCCTATCCAGAAGAGCTTGTCCGTTCCaataacaactccatcggcttattccaccgttggatccagaactacacacggacTGATTCCTGTAAAATCAggaatatgtaggcaactcagaaatCGGAGTTCGGCCTCTATTTTATcaaatcaccccattcggtcaaaatcggtcatcatttctttacccgacaactctttcatcattcacgggtaaagaggggcagctgttgatacccaatttttttctcatatttttaatatatatatagttttaaaaatagtatatttgcatcatcatttagtttataaacctatacaagcattttttcataattttacataatttttaaaagctttaaattaatttctttctgtattttattgtataaatatctaataattatccttaaaattatttttatgatgatttaatcatccaaaattattgtttacaccaacatgtatgttgtataacattttactccatttttttataattacatttgcatttttaagctaattgcatatttttgcaataatagcctacattcatgtataattacattatttgtgccaaaataattttttatatttttataatgccaagttattattttcaatcattttagtgtaaaaataatatttttgttatttattaattactttttaaattatgttttgataaatattgggtatttaaaaactagccccaATTTCTAAACAATTTCGGACCAAATAAATGGCCCAAAAAACCCAAT
It includes:
- the LOC138893802 gene encoding uncharacterized protein, which encodes MIETDEEWDPEGSIELIQEEDDPKMPPVTLMPILVQIQSPIEVEKREATERGKWKKLVQHKKAVKGQALADHLAENPIGGEYEPLKMYFPDAEVSFVEEDITEAYDVWRMFFDGSANFKGVGIGAVLVLEIVQHYPVQGEWATKNTKILPYLYYVQEMMKIFMKIEFRHVPRFQNEFADALATLSSMIQHSDKNFIDPIPVRIHNQPAYSAHVEEEDDGNLWFHDIKEYLAEGEYLDHANHTK